CTCGCGCCGGTGAAAACTGGCAATATGGCGGATGCGAAATTTTGTGTCAGGCCGGGGGTTTCATGGCAATTAGTGGGGTGGACTGCTATTGTCGCCGCGACTTTCTCTGCTGGCGCAAACCATGCAATGCGATGCCTGTTGCACAGTGCCCTCTGTTTCTTCATCGATTCCGGGCATGCCTGATAGTAAGCGATTAAAGCGGGAAGTGAAGTGTTTAAGGGTGCAGTGTCGATCCCTCTGAGGTTCTGTTACTGTCTTTTGTATTCTGAACGTCGCGTATGAGGTGTTAATGCAGTGTCGTATTGATTGTGGTGCCTGCTGCATCGCGCCCTCCATCTCCAGCCCCATCCCCGGAATGCCACAGGGTAAACCCGCGAATGTCCGATGCATTCAGTTATCGGAAGAAAATTTGTGCATGATTTTCGGTTCAGACTTAAGGCCGAAAGTGTGCGGAAGTCTGCAACCTTCTGGCGATATGTGTCTTTCAGACCGTAACTCTGCCATGACGTACCTGATTGAGCTTGAAGCCAGCACACGTGCCTGAGACCCCTCTCACCGCTTAGATTAAATGCAGCATCAGCGCTTATCTGACCCAGTCTTCCAGCTGCAATCCGGGCACCCGTTGAAACTCGCGTGTGTTATTAGTCACCAGAATAGCCCTGGCCGCAATGGCATGTCCGGCAATCGCGGTGTCGTTGGGGCCAATGGGCGTTCCGGCAGCAGCCAGCGCGGCTTTGATTTCAGTGGTTGCATCTACCGCTGCGCGGTCCCAGGAAAGGACAGCATCAAGACGGGCGCAGAATGCATCTACCAGGTGCATATGCCGTGGTGAAGCTTTCTTTCCGATCGCCCCAAAACGCATTTCAGCATAAGTAATGGCAGAGACAACAATCCGATGGTTGCGCAGCACCGCCTGTTCCAGTCGCCGGATGACCTCCTCAGGCTGCTCACGCATAATAAATGAGCAAATATTAGTGTCGAGCATATAGGTCTTGTTCACAGATCAAAACGCCCCTCATCGCTGACAACGTCTTCACGCTCTGTCATGAAATCAGCGTCAGCTTTTTCAAACTGGGTAAATGAACGCCATGTGGGTCTGACAGGACGCAGAATAATGGCATCTCCTTCCCTGATAATTTCCAGCTCGCTCACCCCCTCAAAATCCATATCGCGGGGCAGGCGAATCGCGCGATTATTACCATTTCTGAACACAGATACGATTCTCATACTGGACACTCCTCTTAAAATATCTGGCCCGAACGCAGGCGTAACGTCAATAACGGCGTATTGCCTCAGTTTATGCCAGCCTTCCGTAAATGTATAGGTCAGGCATATGCTACTGCGATGACTGTCATCGCCAGGCCGGTTTCAAAAATATTCGGGCACACAGCTCATGAGGCGATGCCCGCCATCAGGCCGTTACGTTTCTGCTGTAATCCGGGCGGTAATGGCGTCCTGACGCGCTGACGCTGCTGAAGTTTTTAGTCCGGTAATCTCTGGCTTACAGCAACCGCGTCAGCCTGTTCACTTTTTATTCCCCTTAATCACCCCGAAATGTGCGTAACGTCAAAAATCTGTTATGCCGTTTGCGCATTTTCTTGCCTGTGGAAAATTGCTGTACCACAATCCCTGAAACGTTTCAGCGGTGACCGCGCCACCTGTTTTTAACAGCATGGCGTAAAAAAATCCCCACTGGCTGAAACGATTCAATCTCAGCAAGCGAGGAGAATTATGTTCCAGCTCGAATTGCAGGCCATCCATACCGGAGCCAGCGCCCAGAACAAAGAAGAGGCCATTCGTCAGGTTGCTGCCGCGTTAACCGCAGCGGGCAATGTGACGGAAGGCTACGTCAACGGCATGCTGGCGCGCGAACAGCAGACCTCAACCTTCCTCGGCAACGGCATCGCAATCCCTCATGGCACCACCGATACCCGCGATATGGTGCTGAAAACCGGTGTTCAGGTGTTCCAGTTCCCGCAGGGCATTGCCTGGGGTGACGATCAGACTGCCTATGTCGCCATCGGGATTGCCGCTAAGTCGGATGAACATCTGGCGCTGCTGCGTCAGCTGACGCATGTTCTGAGCGATGACACCATCGCCGAACAGCTTAAAACCGCCTCTGCTGAAGACCTTCGTGCGTTGCTGATGGGCGAGAAACAAGCCGCCGAGTTCAGCTTCGACACCTCATTAATTACCCTCAACGTCGCAGCCAGCGATCTGATCACCCTGCAGGCGATGAACGCTGGCCGGCTGCAGTCCGCAGGCGTGGTGGATGCCAGCTACGTTGCAGACGTGGTCTCAACGGCTCCGCTGAATCTGGGTCAGGGCATCTGGCTCAGCGACAGCAGCCTCGGTAACCTGCGCAGCGGCGTTGCCATCAGCCGCGCTGAACATGCATTCGACCATCAGGGCGAATCCGCGGCGCTGTTAATCAGTGTTTCAGCGACCGATGAACGTCCGCTGGAAGTGCTGGGTTACCTCAGCGCATTGCTGCAGCAGGGCAAAGCGGATCGTCTGCTGAAAGCTGATGCGGCAGGCGTCTATGCTCTGCTGACTAGCGAAGTTGATGAGCAGGCTGACGTGCTGACCGCTGAATACACTATTCGCAACGAACATGGCCTGCATGCCCGTCCGGGCACCGCGCTGGTCAGCGTGATCAAGCAGTTCAACAGCGACATCACCGTGACCAATCTCGACGGCAGCGGTAAACCGGCTAACGGCCGCAGCCTGATGAAAGTGGTTGCACTGGGCGTGAAGAAAGGCCATCGCCTGCGCTTTACCGCCAGCGGTGACGATGCACAGCAGGCGCTGAACGCGATTGAAGAAGCGATCACCAGCGGTCTGGGTGAGGGGGCATCATGAGCAGACGCGTCGCCACCATCACGCTGAATCCGGCCTATGACCTGGTGGGATATACCCCTGAAATTGAACGCGGCGAAGTCAACCTGGTGAAAACCACCGGGCTGCATGCAGCGGGCAAGGGCATCAATGTCGCTAAAGTTCTGAAAGATCTGGGTATCGATGTCACCGTGGGTGGCTTCCTGGGTAAAGAGAATCAGGACGGTTTCCAGCAGCTGTTCAGCGAGCTGGGCATCGCTAACCGTTTCCAGGTCGTGCCAGGCCGTACCCGAATCAACGTTAAACTCACTGAACAGACCGGCGACGTCACCGATCTGAATTTCTCCGGTTTTCAGGTAACGGCTCAGGACTGGGATCGTTTTACCACGGATTCTCTGACCTGGCTGGGCCAGTTCGATATGGTCTGCGTTAGCGGCAGCCTGCCAGAAGGCGTCGATCACGATGCCTTCACCCGCTGGATGACCGAACTGCGCACCCACTGCCCATGCATCATCTTCGACAGCAGCCGCGAGGCGCTGGTGGCAGGACTGAAAGCCGCACCGTGGCTGGTTAAACCTAACCGCCGTGAGCTGGAAATCTGGGCTGGCCGCAAACTGCCAACCCTGCAGGATGTGATTGGTGCTGCGCATGAACTGCGCGAACAGGGCATCGCCCATGTGGTGATTTCGCTGGGCGCTGAAGGCGCGCTGTGGGTCAACGCCTCTGGCGAATGGATTGCTAAACCGCCGGTGTGTGAAGTTGTCAGCACGGTGGGTGCAGGTGATTCAATGGTTGGCGGCCTGATTTATGGCCTGCTGATGCGTGAATCCAGCGAACACACGCTGCGTCTTGCGACTGCCGTGGCGGCTATGGCCGTCAGCCAGAGCAACGTTGGCGTTTCCGATCGTACTCAGTTGGCCGCAATGATGGCGCGCGTCGACTTACAACCCGTTAACTGACAGCAGGAGAGCGATAATGAAAACGCTGCTGATTAAAGACCCTACACTGGGACTGGCTTCCGCATACATGGCGCAACAACGTCTGGCTGCTGCCGCAGCTGCTGCGGGCCTGACCCTGACTGATAACCCTGCCGACGCTGAACTGGCGATTGTGCTGGGTAAAAACGTGCCTGACGACGCGGCGCTGAACGGCAAAGCGGTCTGGCTGGGTGATATCCAGCTGGCAGTACGCGAGCCGGAAACGTTCCTGAACCGCGCGAAAGCCGAAGCTAAAACCTGGCAGGCCCCGGCTGCGGTGGCAACACCGGCAGGCGCACCTGCTGCGGCACCGGCTCAGGCTGGCGCGCAGAAACGCGTGGTTGCCGTTACCGCCTGCCCGACTGGCGTGGCGCACACCTTTATGGCTGCCGAAGCTATTCAGGCTGAAGCAACCCGTCGCGGCTGGTGGGTGAAAGTGGAAACCCGCGGTTCAGTGGGTGCCGGTAACGCGATCACCCCGGAAGAAGTCGCTGCTGCCGATCTGGTGATCGTCGCCGCGGATATCGAAGTCGATCTGGCGAAATTCGCCGGCAAGCCGATGTACCGCACCTCAACCGGTCTGGCGCTGAAGAAAACCGCGCAGGAACTGGATAAAGCCGTCGCAGAAGCGAAGCCGTATAAAGCGGCGGCTGGCGGTCAGAGCAATGAAAGTGAAGAAGAGAAGAAAGGCGGAGCAGGGGCTTATCGTCACCTGCTGACCGGTGTTTCTTACATGCTGCCGATGGTGGTCGCGGGTGGTCTGAGCATCGCCCTGTCTTTCGCTTTTGGTATCACAGCCTTTAAAGAGCAGGGCACACTGGCCGCTGCGCTGATGCAAATCGGTGGGGGCAGCGCCTTCGCCCTGATGGTTCCGGTGCTGGCAGGTTTCATCGCCTTCTCCATCGCGGATCGTCCGGGTCTGACGCCAGGTCTGATTGGCGGTATGATCGCTACCAGCATCAACGCAGGCTTCTTAGGCGGTATCATCGCCGGCTTTAT
This genomic window from Pantoea sp. Lij88 contains:
- a CDS encoding type II toxin-antitoxin system VapC family toxin gives rise to the protein MNKTYMLDTNICSFIMREQPEEVIRRLEQAVLRNHRIVVSAITYAEMRFGAIGKKASPRHMHLVDAFCARLDAVLSWDRAAVDATTEIKAALAAAGTPIGPNDTAIAGHAIAARAILVTNNTREFQRVPGLQLEDWVR
- the fruB gene encoding fused PTS fructose transporter subunit IIA/HPr protein, with protein sequence MFQLELQAIHTGASAQNKEEAIRQVAAALTAAGNVTEGYVNGMLAREQQTSTFLGNGIAIPHGTTDTRDMVLKTGVQVFQFPQGIAWGDDQTAYVAIGIAAKSDEHLALLRQLTHVLSDDTIAEQLKTASAEDLRALLMGEKQAAEFSFDTSLITLNVAASDLITLQAMNAGRLQSAGVVDASYVADVVSTAPLNLGQGIWLSDSSLGNLRSGVAISRAEHAFDHQGESAALLISVSATDERPLEVLGYLSALLQQGKADRLLKADAAGVYALLTSEVDEQADVLTAEYTIRNEHGLHARPGTALVSVIKQFNSDITVTNLDGSGKPANGRSLMKVVALGVKKGHRLRFTASGDDAQQALNAIEEAITSGLGEGAS
- the vapB gene encoding type II toxin-antitoxin system VapB family antitoxin; translation: MRIVSVFRNGNNRAIRLPRDMDFEGVSELEIIREGDAIILRPVRPTWRSFTQFEKADADFMTEREDVVSDEGRFDL
- the fruK gene encoding 1-phosphofructokinase, translating into MSRRVATITLNPAYDLVGYTPEIERGEVNLVKTTGLHAAGKGINVAKVLKDLGIDVTVGGFLGKENQDGFQQLFSELGIANRFQVVPGRTRINVKLTEQTGDVTDLNFSGFQVTAQDWDRFTTDSLTWLGQFDMVCVSGSLPEGVDHDAFTRWMTELRTHCPCIIFDSSREALVAGLKAAPWLVKPNRRELEIWAGRKLPTLQDVIGAAHELREQGIAHVVISLGAEGALWVNASGEWIAKPPVCEVVSTVGAGDSMVGGLIYGLLMRESSEHTLRLATAVAAMAVSQSNVGVSDRTQLAAMMARVDLQPVN
- the fruA gene encoding PTS fructose transporter subunit IIBC; amino-acid sequence: MKTLLIKDPTLGLASAYMAQQRLAAAAAAAGLTLTDNPADAELAIVLGKNVPDDAALNGKAVWLGDIQLAVREPETFLNRAKAEAKTWQAPAAVATPAGAPAAAPAQAGAQKRVVAVTACPTGVAHTFMAAEAIQAEATRRGWWVKVETRGSVGAGNAITPEEVAAADLVIVAADIEVDLAKFAGKPMYRTSTGLALKKTAQELDKAVAEAKPYKAAAGGQSNESEEEKKGGAGAYRHLLTGVSYMLPMVVAGGLSIALSFAFGITAFKEQGTLAAALMQIGGGSAFALMVPVLAGFIAFSIADRPGLTPGLIGGMIATSINAGFLGGIIAGFIAGYAAKLISGKVKLPQSMEALKPILIIPLFASLITGLLMIYVVGKPVAGIMNGLTHWLANMGTANAVLLGAILGGMMCTDMGGPVNKVAYAFGVGLLSSQTYAPMAAIMAAGMVPPLAMGLATLVARRKFNKGQQEGGKAALVLGLCFISEGAIPFAARDPMRVLPCCIVGGATTGAISMAIGAKLMAPHGGLFVLLIPGAITPVVGYLMAIIIGTAIAGLSYAVLKRPEEQLAKA